One genomic window of Mogibacterium diversum includes the following:
- the ychF gene encoding redox-regulated ATPase YchF, producing the protein MKLGIVGLPNVGKSTLFNAITKAGAEAANYPFCTIEPNVGVVTVPDKRLEVLTDIYKAKKTIYTTIEFCDIAGLVKGASKGEGLGNKFLGHIREVSAIVHVVRCFENDNIVHVNGHIDPLDDIDTINTELIFADLEVLERAIVKLNKNMKADKTLGKQVALLERVKAWLETGKCARAMELEDEEKEIISSMDLLTYKPVIYVANVSEDEVASEDNEYVAKVSEFAATEGAGCVKICAEIEAEMAALEDDEREMFLEDLGIEESGLDKLIKASYALLNLISYLTAGEPEVRAWTITRGTKAPQAAGKIHTDFEKGFIRAETIAYDRLIECGGSLGKAREQGLIRSEGKDYVVQDGDVIHFLFNV; encoded by the coding sequence ATGAAACTAGGCATTGTTGGTCTACCTAACGTAGGAAAAAGCACATTATTTAACGCAATCACTAAGGCTGGAGCAGAAGCTGCCAACTACCCTTTCTGCACAATTGAGCCAAATGTGGGGGTCGTAACTGTTCCAGATAAAAGACTGGAGGTGCTGACGGATATCTACAAGGCAAAAAAGACCATTTACACGACTATAGAATTTTGTGATATAGCTGGGCTCGTTAAGGGTGCTTCAAAGGGTGAGGGTCTTGGAAATAAATTCCTCGGTCATATCCGCGAGGTTTCCGCTATCGTTCATGTTGTAAGATGCTTTGAGAATGACAATATAGTCCACGTAAATGGTCACATCGATCCACTAGATGACATAGATACGATTAATACCGAGCTCATATTTGCCGATTTAGAGGTCTTGGAAAGAGCCATCGTAAAACTTAACAAAAACATGAAGGCCGATAAAACTCTCGGCAAGCAGGTCGCACTGCTCGAAAGAGTTAAAGCGTGGCTTGAAACAGGTAAGTGTGCTCGCGCTATGGAGCTCGAGGACGAAGAGAAAGAAATCATTTCATCTATGGACCTGCTTACCTATAAGCCAGTAATCTATGTCGCTAACGTTTCCGAGGATGAAGTTGCAAGTGAAGATAATGAGTATGTTGCTAAAGTCTCTGAATTTGCAGCTACTGAGGGAGCAGGTTGCGTAAAGATTTGTGCGGAAATTGAAGCTGAAATGGCTGCTCTTGAAGATGATGAAAGGGAGATGTTCCTTGAAGATCTAGGCATAGAGGAATCTGGTCTAGACAAGCTAATAAAAGCGAGCTATGCCCTGCTTAATTTAATATCTTACCTGACCGCAGGCGAGCCCGAGGTTAGAGCTTGGACAATTACAAGAGGAACAAAAGCTCCTCAGGCGGCTGGAAAGATACATACAGACTTCGAGAAAGGTTTTATAAGAGCTGAGACCATTGCATACGACAGGTTAATAGAATGTGGTGGCAGCCTCGGCAAAGCCCGTGAGCAAGGTCTAATTAGATCCGAAGGTAAGGACTATGTCGTACAGGACGGAGATGTAATTCACTTCTTGTTCAATGTATAA
- the lgt gene encoding prolipoprotein diacylglyceryl transferase, with protein sequence MTSPGPIAISIAGFDIRWYGILIASGALLALYISYKRAPIYGLASEDVLDIALGILPLGILGARIYYVIFNWSYYSDSPSEIFDIRGGGLAIHGGLIFGFIAAYAICKYKKISFINVADLILPSVALAQAIGRWGNFFNNEAYGTETSLPWAIIIDGKSVHPTFLYESIWCFIIFIILSSIFNHRKFPGQVACLYGLLYAPERFLVEGLRTDSLMIGFLRQAQVISIVIFIVSIALYVYLWKRNDYNIKNNL encoded by the coding sequence ACATTAGATGGTACGGCATACTAATTGCCTCGGGCGCACTTCTTGCGCTATATATAAGTTACAAGCGCGCACCAATATACGGATTAGCTTCTGAAGATGTATTAGACATAGCATTAGGAATTCTCCCACTTGGAATACTTGGGGCAAGAATTTACTATGTTATATTCAACTGGAGTTACTATAGCGATTCACCTTCTGAAATTTTTGATATTCGCGGCGGAGGTCTGGCAATACACGGTGGTTTAATCTTCGGTTTTATTGCAGCATACGCTATTTGTAAGTATAAGAAGATCAGCTTTATAAACGTTGCTGATCTAATCCTCCCTTCCGTTGCTTTAGCACAAGCGATAGGCCGCTGGGGAAACTTTTTCAACAATGAAGCGTACGGCACTGAAACATCCCTTCCATGGGCAATAATAATAGACGGGAAATCGGTACACCCTACTTTTCTCTATGAATCGATATGGTGTTTTATTATTTTTATTATCCTCTCATCTATTTTTAATCATAGAAAATTCCCTGGTCAGGTTGCATGTCTATATGGACTTCTGTATGCGCCAGAGAGGTTCCTGGTAGAAGGATTAAGAACAGACAGCTTGATGATTGGTTTCTTGAGACAAGCTCAAGTTATAAGCATAGTTATCTTTATCGTTTCAATCGCATTATATGTATATCTTTGGAAAAGAAACGATTATAATATTAAGAATAATTTATAA